Genomic window (Actinomycetota bacterium):
CGTGACACCGTCCGTGTTCACCGAACGTGAGGCTGCAAGAGGAAAGACCACCGCGTCATCCTCGAACTGCGTATTCGTGTGCTGGCCCACGCGCTGATGGACGTGGACGTCACGGCGCAGAGCGGCGCCGGCTACGTGCGCGCAACCCCGATCAGCGTGCCACGCACCGAAACGGCTACCGCGATCGGCGGTGGGACACCCGGGTGGGCACGGTACAGCTGCGTATCCCGCGCGTCGACACCCTCAGAGGCTCGCTCTATCGGGATCGATGCCACCTGAATCGTTTCGTGAACGGACCAATCCGTGCGGTCGCCGGCTGCGAACCACGTTTTTGAGAGCGGAACGGAGGCTAGGGGAGCCGCCCACCGCTCGACATGGACCGCAACGGATCAGGAGATTCAGATGCGACACCTAGCTCACAACGGCCGCCTGGTGGCCGTCTCGGCGGTAGCGGCGCTGGTGCTGGCTGCCTGCGGCAGCGGCACGGACGACCCCGGCACTCAGCAGACCTCCGACCAGCAGACCGAGACGCACGACGACATGGGTCAGGACGCTGCAGGCGAGGACCCGTTCGGCGCGCTCAAGCGAGCAGCCAACCACGTCGGCAACGACGGGTCCGCCCAGGCGGTCGCCGGCGGGGTGGCCGCCGCCGCGGGCCTGGAGGGCGACATCGAATCCCCAGCGGCACAGGCCTACGCCTCGCTAGCGACGCTGCTGCAGGAGCACGTGTACCTGGCTGGCATCGCGGTCGACATGGGGCTGTCCGCCGGCCTGGACTCGCGCGAGTTCGAAGCTGCAGCGGCTGCCCTCGACGAGAATTCGGTCGAGCTGGCGGACGTTGTGGGTTCGGTCGGGGGCGAGGAGAAGCGCGATGCGTTCCTCGGCCTGTGGCGCGAGCACATCGGGTTCTTCGTCAACTACGCGGAAGGCGCCGCCGGCGGCGACGACGACATGAAGCAGCAGGCGCTGGACAACCTCGACGGCTACCGCCAGCAAGCGGGCGCTTTCTTCCAGGAGGTCACCGGCGGTGAACTGCCTGCCGACGCGGTCGCCGAGTCGCTGTCGGGCCACATCGACACGCTCACCCAAGCGATCGACGCTGCAGCTGCCGGCGATACGTCGGTGTTCGCCGAACTGAAGGAAGCTGCCACCCACGTGGGTGAGGACGGTTCCGCGAAGGCGCTGGCCTCCGGAGTTGCCGCCGCCGCGGGGCTCGAGGGCGACATCGAGGCGCCGGCTGTACAGGCCTACGTCACGTTGTCGACCCTTTTGGAGGAGCACGTCTACCTGGCTGGGATCGCGGTTAAGACCGCCTACTCGGCAGGTCTCGACAGCCCCGCCTTCGAAGCCGCGGCAGACACGCTCGATGAGAACTCGGTCGAGTTAGCGGACGTTGTGGGTTCGGTCGCGGGCGAGGACAAGCGCGACGCGTTCCTCGACCTGTGGCGCGAGCACATCGGGTTCTTCGTCAACTACGCGGAAGGCGCCGCCGGCAACGACGACGACATGAAGCAGCAGGCGCTGGACAACCTCGACGGCTACCGCCAGCAAGCGGGCGCTTTCTTCGAGGAGGTCACCGGCGGTGAACTGCCTGCCGACGCGGTCGCCGAGTCGCTGTCGGGCCACATCGACACGCTCACCCGAGCGATCGACGCACTCGCGGCGGCGCTGACCGGCTGACGACAGACACCTGACAGAGGCTGGAGGGCTCGTGTCGAAACGGGCCCTCCAGCGCTCTTGCCCTCTTTACAGTAACTGGAGGACCCCATGTTCCCTCGACGACTCACCGTCCTGGCCCTCGTCGCTGTCGTGATGGGCGACTGCGGCGGCCAAGGATCCCAGGCGCCAGCCCCAGGCGCGCCCTCGAGCTCGGTGGCCATCGTCTCCTTCGACTACACCCCGCGCGACATCAGCGTCGCTGTCGGCACCACAGTCACGTGGACCAACGAGGACGAGTTCGCGCACACCGTGACCGGCGGCACGCCCGACGATCCGACCGGACCCGAGGGCGTGATGGGAGAGCTCGGCGAGATCAACGGGCGAGGTGAAACGTTCTCCTGGAGCTTCGAGGAGACCGGAACTTACGAGTACTTCTGTCGCTTCCACCCAGGACAGATGCGCGGGACCGTCACCGTCACACGCTGACCGGGGTACGGGTTCGAACCAATCTAGAACGTCTGCTGTCCCGAAACACGAGCGACATCCACGACTATCGAGGAGGAGAACCGATGGGTCCAGCTCCGGGACGGCCTCATCCGGCTCCGTGAGACACTGGGGGTGAGCACATGAAGCTCGAACAGGCCGACATCCACACCCTGGCCGGGGCGTACGACCTCGACGCGCTGCCCCCGGACGAGGACCGTTGGAGTCCACTACACCGTTCGACGACTTCTACACCCGCGAGCTTCCGCGGGTCGTGGGCGCGGTGAGCCTGTACTGCGGCGATGCCGACGTGGCCTCCGAGCTCGCGCAGGAGGCGTTCGTCCGTGCGTGTGAACGCTGGGATGAGGTCTGCCGGATGGCTCGCCCGGGAGCGTGGGTGCATCGCGTAGCAATGAACCTGGCGAACTCGTACTACCGGCGCCGGCGAGCAGAACGGCGAGCACGACAACGCCAGTCCCAGGAGACCGACGATGTTCACCGCGATCCCGACGTCGCGGACAAGGTCGCGATCCGCCGGGCGGTGTCATCGCTGCCCAAACGTCAGCGGCAGGCGTT
Coding sequences:
- a CDS encoding cupredoxin domain-containing protein — protein: MFPRRLTVLALVAVVMGDCGGQGSQAPAPGAPSSSVAIVSFDYTPRDISVAVGTTVTWTNEDEFAHTVTGGTPDDPTGPEGVMGELGEINGRGETFSWSFEETGTYEYFCRFHPGQMRGTVTVTR
- a CDS encoding transposase; the encoded protein is MRLQEERPPRHPRTAYSCAGPRADGRGRHGAERRRLRARNPDQRATHRNGYRDRRWDTRVGTVQLRIPRVDTLRGSLYRDRCHLNRFVNGPIRAVAGCEPRF
- a CDS encoding sigma-70 family RNA polymerase sigma factor, whose protein sequence is MESTTPFDDFYTRELPRVVGAVSLYCGDADVASELAQEAFVRACERWDEVCRMARPGAWVHRVAMNLANSYYRRRRAERRARQRQSQETDDVHRDPDVADKVAIRRAVSSLPKRQRQALIWRFYVGMSVAETAHQMDASESAVKSLTYRATDSLHDMLFESDREVGDVRP